CAAAATGATCTCCGAAAACAAATTTCGGGCCAAACCAATTCTTCCGCACCAGATAACATGTTGAGGATGGGAATGGGGAAAACATTTATTCCATATTAGATTTATAATAGAATCAATAATGATTGGATAAACAAATCGAATTCGTTCTAGGACCATGTCCGGGGTCCGATTTCCATCAGTTCTACCCTTTTGAGAGGATAATGTATGTTTCCCTGGTTGGAGATGACGAGTTTTACATTTGGCTTCTTACTTTAACCGGATCTGAGACTTCCAAACGAGATCCGTGTCGTAAATAGATCAAGATCGACATCAGTTGTCCGATAACCGGGTCCATTCTTTGGCCCCTTGGTCAACCCCGAcgggcttcttcttcttcttcttctccgaGTTTTTGAGTCTTCTgagtttccttcttcttcttctgccgagtgagagagcgagagaaagatgGCGTCGTCCGATGCTCGTGCGGAGAACATGTACTTGGCGAAGGTGGCCGAACGGGCGGAGCGGTTCGAGGAGATGTTGGAGTTCGTTGAGAAGGGGGCGACGGCGGCGAGCTCTGATGGAAGGGACCTGACGGCGGAGGAACGCCACCTCCTCTCCGTCGCCTACAAGAACGTCGTCGGTTCCCGTCGGGCGGCCTGGCGCATCCTCATGTCGATCGAGCGGAGCGAGGAGAAACGCTGCAACAGCCACCGCGCCGGAACCATCCAGGACTACCGCACTAGGATTGAGTCCGATCTCTCCTCCGTCTGCGGCCGCATCCTTCGCTTCCTCGACTCTCACCTCATCCCATCGGCCCCATCCCCCGAGTCCAAGGTCTGCTTCCTCAAGATGAAGGGTGACCATCTCCGCTACCTCGCGGAGTTCAAGACCGGCACCGATCGCAAGGAAGTCGTCGAGAACACTCTCTCCGCCTACAAGTCTGCCCaggtctccctctccctccctcccattctctctctctcggtcttCGTCCTGATCTCTTTTACGTCCTTCGTCTTCCTCAGGAGATTGCCGTCGCCAAATTACCTACGACCCATCCGATCCGTCTGGGTCTTGCGCTCAACTTCTGCGTCTTCTATTACGAGATCATGGGCTCGCCAGACCAGGCCTGCGCCTTAGCTAATCAGGTGAGCTCCACCGCCGGAAACCGACCTATTTAGCAACGAAGACGTAGCTCTCGCTCCGGTTCACCGAACAGGAAAAACTTTCCCCGCGGTTTTCTAGATAATTTGTCCCTTAATTTTCAGGCGTTGAGTGAGGCGAACATGACCGGGACAGAGAGGCCCGACCACGGACAGCCAAAGGAGAGCTCGGTCGTCATGCAGCTACTTCGTCATAATTTGGCCGTTTGGGCAACTGAGTTGCAGGTCAGAATTTGGCTTTCCCTCTCCTCTGAAACTTTCATAACCTGCCCGGTATTTTTCCCTGAATGTCAGAAACGGGACTCTCTCATGAATTTTTTCGCGGGAGCGTTATTCTTTTCTAAGGTGCTTCTTGATAAACGCCAGTATAACTCGAAAAATTTCTGTTCGGTATTCGCCAATAGTATGAGGTGATTTAACTTTCCTTGTGGAAGTTTTTACTTTCTGAGACATTAATCAACTCCAGAAAATTGTCCCTATACCCTGttcacggaaaaaaaaaaaaaatcatagtcgGAATCGGAAAGTTATTAATGTGCTCTGCTTTTGTCTGAATGTAATATCTTTTTATCAATCTAATTGCGGTTACCGACCTgggtatttcattttttatgtatcGACTAAAAGACAATATGTGGAACACAATGACATCCGTTCAGTTGTTACAATGGCAAGTTCTTCATGAAAATGAATTAATATACTTCTTTTTTTCAGCAGTGTCTCGGCAGAATTAGACAATTTACAATTTACAGAACTGACTGATTGACATGAATTTTTACCAATATTTTATGATGAACTCCTGGTTGATGAGCTTTTGCGAAAAACTGATATTTCATTGATATTTCTCAATAGACGCGATAAATGCagtttaaaagagagagaggacatattttctttttctttgtactGGGTTATTTTGGGAAAAGAGGAACTGATGATAATCCCCTTCTCTCTGTCCCTTGaatgattgaaaaaagaaaaacgtttcAGCTTCTAGATGTAAGATGTGAAaccaaaaacataaacataaaatgaGACATGTTTTCCATCACAAAGAAATTAGGAAATCATTTGAGACAATCTACAAACTACAGAAATTTCTGTCCATTTCTGATATTAGAGCTGAGAGTTGCATCAAAACTAAGACATTCTTTCTTTACGGTTCTGCCAAGAGTAACTGCTCCGAATATTCCTCTTAAAGTTGGAATAGTTTTCTCCATGTACATTCGATATGACTTTGTGGggattttaattttatatttcacACATATTTGCTAGCTTTTTTCATCgcaataaattattttattgtGCTGTTAGGATGACGACGAAGATGGAAGGGTGCCCGATGAAGAATAGTTGCTCTGTGATTGccgtttctttcttttgtattcttccttttccttgctTGCCAGTTAACCTCatagtttatttttcttatgcCACCCTCCTCCCCCtcaattttcagttttcttttcttccctttgtttGGTGTCTCAAAGGTCGTtaccttgtttttttatttccccCATGGAAATCCCATCTGAGGATCTACCGGAAAGCCCGAGATGATGTCTATACTGGCCATTTGATTTCAGTGGTAAAATAATCACTCAACAATGTGTAACtgaaggaattttttttctttcatgttttcaaTTGAGAGAGACAGGGAGGGAGGCTGGACTTGAAGAATAACCAATTTCGAACCATGAAAAGATTAGTTTCATTCTGAAATAAGAAATTTATGAAACCGCCTTGACTATTGAATGGGTAGCACATTCATGCTCAGGTTGGAATCTCTTAATTGAATTGGTGGTTGAATGAAACAACTTCCAACCTGAACTTGTTTAACGATGTTCAATGaaataaattcaaatctgaGCATGTTTTTGTGCTACCAAAATGTCAGCGGTATCTGTAAAATTTTTGTTCTGAAGTGCCATCCCCTGTAGCTGTTACATATAACAGATAAAATTCTTGGTGTTTCATCAAAGGTGCAAGTTAGTTATCTAGCGAAGAAAGAAACATTCTTCCAAGAACCCCCAACCACGGCGCGTCTACCATCTACATCTATGAAGAGTTGCAGAATTGCAGCTTCTGCATATAATCAACTGCTCAGAGAAATGCAACATAAGAAGGTTGCAGGTATCATTGGTGTTTAAGTTGCACGCACGCTTTGTGaggttcactttttttttagtgttcTAAAATATTCCTATGAAGGATCATTTTCTCACATGATTGCAAGTGTaataaattgatattcataGTTCGAGGAAATAAATTCGAAAAGAAGAGGATTTGCTTCCTCAAATAGGAAAAGAAATCGGTTAAAGAAATAATTTGTTCTAAACAGAAACACTCGCGAAAGATACTGAAGATCGCAAGCACAAGCGCCTGGAAGGATGAAACAGAACATGACTCATAACTTCTGAAAGTGCCTGCAAATTATGGGATGGCCGATCAATACTTTccaaaaattcataaaacaaaaatcagTCCCCGGACAGGGTTCAATTCGAAATCGCATTTCAACAAAGATGAGAATACTTCAAGAGAACCAgggaagaaaaaattgaaaattgttgcTGACTGGATGAGCTCCAAGGGAAGGTTTCCCGTGTTCTTAGCAAATGCAAGCCTGACTTTTCATATAAAAACTTTTCTCTGACACTGAAAAGTTTGTTCAAAGTGAAACTGTGCACCAACTTAGGTTAGTCCACCATGTTGGTTCTATTGAGATGTAAAACTAATAATAATATTGAAAACAATTACTTAGGCATGTTGCCTCAACAGGATGCACGACTAGGCAGATTAGCAGATACCACGTGAGACGGTAGAACGAAAAAGACTAAGACAACCCCATTTGATTGGGAAGGAAGAAAGATCTTATTGCAATTCTTCATTGCTGAACCATGGATAATGACGCAAAATCATACATACAGTTAAATCACCTACACATAACATATAAAAGTGTTGAACAATTTTATCCCTCGTACTAACCAGGAAACGAAAATAAAACCACTTCCGTGTCTTGTAGACCCTTGTGAAAGGAGCTAATCTAACTATAGAATTCATAATGACAGCTGGATTTTTACAAATAAATCACAACCTACAAGTGTGTATTCTTCTTAAGAAATCAATcgtctttcatttcctttctctttttcctttttgcttttcacCTTGTTTTTCCTCGGCACCGATGTTGAATCAGCACTACAGAAGCTGCGAGTAAACTCAAACCATTAAAAAACATACATCAAAAAGACACACAGAGAGCAACACAGCGCAAGGACCACATAATCCAGTTGTATCCTATTACTATATAAGTATCAAAAACAACTAGGACCCAGAAAGGTATCAAGTTCGGATCAGATAGAAGTTGCACATATGTGGTCCAACTAGATATTCTCTGTAGCTGAATTCTGCGAAAAATTCCACCTGGTATTTGGTGTCTGTCTGCTAGCAATGTGTGCGCATATGCTGCTATGTGGCCGAAGCAGCTTGTGTCCAGACTCAAACAACCTGCTATACCTGGACACAaactatttttgtttctttcttttggtaaTTGGTATTTAGATGTTCAAAAATTACTTTTGCAgttttacaagaaaaacaaagtcaACCCTATAAGCAGgttacatttttgaaaatgaagtatcATACAAGATTAAGCCGAAACAGTACAGATAACCCACGAATCTGGCTTAGCAGGATAGGCACTCCCAAAAAGAGAACAGTTTGCAGGTATGTAAAAAAAACAGGTCCCAGACGTTCTAAAGATGGACATTGCTGACCAAAGGAAACTGTTGTCAACATATAAGGAATTGATTCTTCATCATCCTGAAGCTCATAAAGGTTATCAGAAATCTAATGaccaaacacatagaagaagttGGCACACCTCTAATATACAGAGAGAGGAACAAATATGTTGTTCACAACAAGACTTTCTAAGATCAACACCCCTGACCACATGCTTCTTCACCATTCTTAATTTGTAGCTTAATAACATTTAGCAGACTACAAGTTTCAGAACATTCACCACAGGCAGAGCACAAATCACGGATGTGAATGGAGATATATCAGGGAACAAGGATTTCAGATGCATGTTGCGATAAAAGTTAATGCTCCAACCATCAAAATGCATCCTTTAAATTTCATGTTTGTTGCAGTCTTGCAGATGAATACACTGAATCTCAAACATTTGGATTCCACTTGTAAGGAAGCACAAAAAGGAGAAGCAACAATTACTATAGTGAAGAGGCAGGAATGAACCAACTGGTCCAAGAATTAACAAGCTAACTAATCTGAAGACTTGATACAGTGACCAGATTATTATTTACGAGGTCAGACAGCTGATGagtttaattttgaaaagaacatTAATCTAACCAAATTGTGTCAGAACAAGCAAGAGTTGCAGGAATCGCAGAGAAGAGGCAGGGTGGATGGGGAAGTAGGAACTTTCGTGTTCC
Above is a window of Nymphaea colorata isolate Beijing-Zhang1983 chromosome 8, ASM883128v2, whole genome shotgun sequence DNA encoding:
- the LOC116258728 gene encoding 14-3-3-like protein, which produces MASSDARAENMYLAKVAERAERFEEMLEFVEKGATAASSDGRDLTAEERHLLSVAYKNVVGSRRAAWRILMSIERSEEKRCNSHRAGTIQDYRTRIESDLSSVCGRILRFLDSHLIPSAPSPESKVCFLKMKGDHLRYLAEFKTGTDRKEVVENTLSAYKSAQEIAVAKLPTTHPIRLGLALNFCVFYYEIMGSPDQACALANQALSEANMTGTERPDHGQPKESSVVMQLLRHNLAVWATELQDDDEDGRVPDEE